One Antedon mediterranea chromosome 1, ecAntMedi1.1, whole genome shotgun sequence genomic window, ATATGaggtaatttattgttttctctAAAACCACTATTGTCTTGTGTGAGTACACAATATTATGTAAGACAGGCTACAGTATACACTGCTTTATGTTAAAATTATGGGgttatgtatataaattaacttttcttctttttcacaGGGTTGTGGGTTTTATTTTACGTGGATAGAAACATTTGGATGAtgtttttgaaatgttttattatcTGAAGTGATTGGTTTTAATAAGTGTTGCTTGaacaataaaagaaatgaagCATTTAAATGTCTTTATATCATCCCTTAATGGGCTTGAACCTCCAACCTTAACTAAAAGGTTGACCTCCCAACATGCTAGCTCAAGTCTATACCtattagtctaggttctagcccaaattagtaaaaagataaatattttggcacatatggcgtttcatatgtataaTACATGAGCTACAgtatgtttttgtattattcagacaaaaatcgaaacgtcgaCTGGTGGAATAACATAGAATaaagacaataactacagacttggggcagaAGTCTAGTATACTTTCCTGCTCACACTAACTAATGAACAAACATTCAGACCAGCACTGATTCAGACCCAACAACATAAGGATAAAGTTGTTGAGTAAATTTCGTATCCAATGTGTACTACAAGACATATGTGTAGTTCTCGTGATGTAAATCCACTTTGTAGGTGGAACTTGAAGCTACTTAGTTTTATTTGAGATtaaaatattatgaatattaaggTGTATATAATTTCTATCAATTATCATGGATGTCTGAAAAGTAGACAATTAATATTAGCTTTCCAAAAATGGTATTTAGCATTTGACAAGATTTGATACAATTTTCGACAAAAAACTGGATCTGGCCCATATACTAAAGTTTTTCatcatattattaattttttcaaCATTGTGAATATTTATGTCGACTATCCAATcgtaattcattatttttatctcGGGTCGACCATCCAATCAgattttaatatctttatggACCCCAGTTAGCCTTTCGTACAGACGTAACTTGGTCGAAAAATCGACTATGCTCAACATACCGATTTGGTATATTGTGTTATGGAAATTTAACTGGGCTCAATCTCATTCAGTTCCGGTGGAGTGACAACCAGTAttcaggcctaggcctagctaatttTAGAGATAATGTTTCGCTGTTAATCTATCACTTCCGGGTTCCGGGATATCGCACACTTTCGTACTGTGTTtggtgtaggcctagctagtagtctagtgtgtagtaggcctactactgtagtagtaggctagtttAGGCCTCACCCTAGTCCTAACTAGATAGAGGCCTAAAATAATCTACTAGACTACTACTATGGCCTAGGCTAGATCTAGCCCTAACTACTAAGTATTAGGCCTTCGacgcctaggcctaattattaataAGCTAGGACTAGGCTATATAGCCTATACTAAATTCCATACAAAACAATATGGCTTTTTATAAAAAGCAAATACTTTTTCAAAAATCGAAAAGAAATCGTGATTGTAGTACTGAAATCTATACCGAAACCAGTCGCAGTTCTGCTGAGCTAAATACCTCGGAGGGAAATGCAGTTAAAGAGTTTTATGAATGTGTTATTAAAACTGAAGCAAACATTTCTGAGTgttctactagtactagtagttgTAGTGAAGTTAAACCAATCAAGAATgtgaatttaaaaagaaagagaaaaaataaaaaaagattaacAAGACAAAATACTGTGAATTCTTTTTTGAAAGCGGCAACAGACGGAGACATAAAAACTGTTGAAGAATTTATTTCACAAAATTGTGACATTAACATGAAAGACGCATTCGGTTGGACGGCGTTAATGTGTGCTTGTAGCAGTAGACAGGTCAAGATAGTTGAATGTTTATTGAGTCATGGAGCGGAATGGATCGGTATAAAAGATAAGTCGGGCACAGATGCTATGAGTTTGGCACAACAAACTGGACAAATGCAAATCGTAAATTTACTTGCAGATAGAGATCGTTACTGGGCTACATTGCGGAATAAAAATGGAGAATCTGCGAATATTGAACCATTTTATTGTAATTCTTGTAGCACGAGTATTGAAGCGTCAACCAGCAAAGAACACATGTGCTCAACAATTCATCAGTTTTGTTCGCaacataaaaaacaatcaaCGATGTATTATTTAACGGAAAACAACAAAGGGTACCAGATGATGTTGAAGGACGGTTGGGATTCCGAAAGTGGACTTGGCCCTGATGGAAGTGGAATGAAATTCCCTGtgaaaacaactttaaaaaGAGATCGGGAATGTTTAGGGTCGGGATCAACCGAGTCTCGACCAAGAATCACACATTTTAAGCCTTTTGATACAGCAGCAATTAAAAGACCAAGAAACGACAGGACAGAGTCTAATAAAAGACAGAGTACTAAAGAGATTGGTGTAACAAAGGCTAAGAAATCAAGGAATTGGGAAATAGAGTACAGGCAGTCTTGGAATACTGAACCAAACTAGATACTGCCTGTTTTGTGTTATATATGAAAATGAGTCGGCTATTTATATATTGCTTGTAAAAATTGTAACATAAGATGGACATGTGAGAGCGGCGGGTCAccataatacaaaatttagaATAACAAACTTAAAAATGGATTTGGCTTTTTTACAGTTGTATACTACTAATGCTATTCATTTCTGTTGAATGGCGCCTCAGTTTATTAACAAATTTCAAGCAAGAATCCTAAAGAAATAAacgtttttaattattaaaatgttataaagtgtattatttttaatcaatgaaataatatatttactatTGAATACAATGCGTTTtacttttcattatttttaatttgtatatgaaAGTCGTATGTATTGATGATGTGACTTACAATGATAAGTCACATGAAAAGTATATCATTCAATGTAACTTGTTTTGgtgtacataaaaaaaactaaataaaaaggAGTGACTCTGGTTTGGTGAGATCATGATTTGACCAGGATGATACCGAGTAAATGTAAATATAGATAGTACGGTAATATATAAATAGATTAGATtaccattaataaaaataacaatacaatatctaAAGTCCAAATGCAGAAATGCTAAGAACAGTCTGTCAACCAGCACCATGAAGATTCCTTTagtctttgttttaattagttttagTATAGAATTAGTAGCGGTTTATGGAAAGCCGGAGTTGTCAGCAGATTTGCCAATTCCTGAAACAATAGACGCACTTCAGAAAAGAATAGCATCATTTCAGGCTCAAGAAGATAGGAATTACACACCTCCGATAACATGGGCGACCTCAAAGGGTGCTTACCAAAGTGATATACACCTCAACTGGCAAGGGTCTCCGTTTTTAGCCCTTGCCCGTGATAATCTTGCATGCTACGATACAAATTCGTTCTCATCCATATGGATAACGACAGTGTTGATTGAGGCATACAAGTATGGGGTGGCACCTAGGCCTAATGATGATCAGATGATGCTGGCGCTGGATGCTATTAGTGCGTTCCACAACAAGAACAACCCTGCAGGGGATGGTGACATGAATTTCTGGCTACAggtaaatacagtatacaatagtTTGTTCtcatttttctttaatttcacTGCATTAACTAAAGTCAATATATTCTGAATTttaattactatattttataaaatccaCAAAAGATACACagtataacaataattaaagaaaaactATGTACAATGGAACCCCTTCTTTGGGAAATGCCTATTCAGGGTACTCTCTTCTCAAAGGAGACCCTtaattttttgtgaaatgtCAAGGCCGAGGCGTTCGCTTCGtctgaaattttcaatttaCACCACCCACCGCGACTCCCCAGCAcagatatattttatattaattatatttaaagcatctttgcctcatctgtttttaacctctcgaTACAGCCTTGCAAAAGGACACTTTTTTGGTCACAAAGGTGTGCTCCTAATGGGGGTTCTTGTATTTTtctatgtttgtgtgtgttctATTTCAGATATACAACAAGACTTCTGACATGTGGATAAGTCACCCTGAGAATGTGTATGAAGGAGTAGAGTTCATTCACAAATACACGCCTTTCAGACTTCTGGAGTCAATCCTTAAATACTTCGACTGGGAAGCAGGACTGGAGATACTAGACTTTTTTAAAAGTGCAGAGTAAGTTTAAAGTCAAGTGTGCATGGGGAACATGGCCCCTAGCCATAATGAGGGGGTTTGGTTTTTAACAAAATTGACCAAAACTGGCATGAACCCTGCTGACTTTAGAAAGGTATATATACCGTAAAGGCCTACTAGGTCGTTGACATTTTATATTATGGTAATagtcattaaatatttttagctTTTGCATAAAcactataaatatttaattaatgctGTATTTATGTTTTAGAGCTTATTTCTCTGCATTTTTGATCCCGTCTGACTTTGACGACACATACTTAAACATTGGAATGGGGGCGATATTGAAGAATTGCCAGAAGGATTTTCCAACTCTCTACAACACATGGTCTAAGCAAAACACAAACTATCAAACTGCGTTTCAAGATCTTAAGAAGTTTGCGTATCGGCCAATGAGTGAAGAGCTTGATGAGAACGCTATTGATACGAGAACTTACTATTATCTACGTGGCTTTCTACAAGAAGCAAAGGAGAATTCTCAAAGCGTTTCTCTGATAACTACTTGGGTATAACAACCTTTTTTTGGAACATCCCTATTTTTATGGTACCTTATTTTAATAGGTTGTAAAATAATTCTTCCTGCAGCCCATATCTTTCCAATGCTGGACAAATGGCTCTCACACAATTGATGTCTGTTGTTCCTGTCCTTCACAAAATCTTGGAAAAGCTGTGGTACCGGTCTGTCTACTGAGCTCAACCTCCATCTTGAATGAGGTCTACCCCTCTTTCTTTTCCCCAAAAATGGTT contains:
- the LOC140063079 gene encoding G patch domain and ankyrin repeat-containing protein 1-like, giving the protein MAFYKKQILFQKSKRNRDCSTEIYTETSRSSAELNTSEGNAVKEFYECVIKTEANISECSTSTSSCSEVKPIKNVNLKRKRKNKKRLTRQNTVNSFLKAATDGDIKTVEEFISQNCDINMKDAFGWTALMCACSSRQVKIVECLLSHGAEWIGIKDKSGTDAMSLAQQTGQMQIVNLLADRDRYWATLRNKNGESANIEPFYCNSCSTSIEASTSKEHMCSTIHQFCSQHKKQSTMYYLTENNKGYQMMLKDGWDSESGLGPDGSGMKFPVKTTLKRDRECLGSGSTESRPRITHFKPFDTAAIKRPRNDRTESNKRQSTKEIGVTKAKKSRNWEIEYRQSWNTEPN
- the LOC140048187 gene encoding uncharacterized protein isoform X2, which produces MKIPLVFVLISFSIELVAVYGKPELSADLPIPETIDALQKRIASFQAQEDRNYTPPITWATSKGAYQSDIHLNWQGSPFLALARDNLACYDTNSFSSIWITTVLIEAYKYGVAPRPNDDQMMLALDAISAFHNKNNPAGDGDMNFWLQIYNKTSDMWISHPENVYEGVEFIHKYTPFRLLESILKYFDWEAGLEILDFFKSAEAYFSAFLIPSDFDDTYLNIGMGAILKNCQKDFPTLYNTWSKQNTNYQTAFQDLKKFAYRPMSEELDENAIDTRTYYYLRGFLQEAKENSQSVSLITTWVQNIAEERYLSYEGVSMPFHINNVDTTVAANSIYGLTSAVLYDLSSDSSWFDNDIQAIYANSTSLIVWLINHNVIEERPDLALTYYPSRYSFYYYVARTLFILETKYANDGELPFEVLDQMRMNLKRALQGKVSKMIQSEAILDYDDMIFFEEFIGNGDTDLSGQPLKRGEDRLFSTSMVINFYIATWTTQNKATGKLDWAEDYSILLSSQSH